One part of the Leclercia sp. LSNIH1 genome encodes these proteins:
- the hofC gene encoding protein transport protein HofC: protein MAGNQLWRWRALSPQGERQAGALWAPDKQTAWAILHGKALVPLELRRCVQQTRWQAQHRYDIIHQLATLLQAGLTLSAGLALLAQQHPARQWQALLQSVADDLSAGCAFSDALKKWPHVFPPLYVSMIKTGELTGKLDECCRQLAQQQKTQQQLSAKVIKALRYPVIILGLAFAVVLAMVTLVLPEFAAIYKTFNTPLPALTRAVMGLANVLQERGAALLFSLIAITSGLLFLRRKRRWRYATQRLLLNSPVIGPLVRGQKLSQIFTVLSLTQQAGIAFIQGLESTEETLECPFWQEKLQAIRHRIMQGLPIWSALNEAEIFTPLCIQLVRTGEASGALDTMLSNLAQHHNEQTFQQADNLASLLEPVLLIVTGLIIGTLVVAMYLPIFHLGDAMSAG, encoded by the coding sequence ATGGCAGGTAATCAACTCTGGCGCTGGCGGGCACTCAGCCCGCAGGGGGAGCGGCAGGCGGGCGCGCTTTGGGCACCCGACAAACAAACGGCATGGGCTATCCTGCATGGCAAAGCGCTCGTTCCCCTGGAACTCAGGCGATGCGTGCAACAGACACGGTGGCAGGCGCAGCATCGCTACGACATTATCCATCAGCTGGCGACATTGCTACAGGCGGGGTTAACCCTGTCGGCAGGGCTGGCGCTTCTGGCGCAGCAGCACCCGGCCAGACAATGGCAGGCGTTGTTGCAAAGCGTCGCCGACGATCTCAGTGCCGGGTGTGCCTTCTCTGACGCCCTGAAAAAATGGCCGCATGTTTTTCCGCCGCTTTATGTTTCGATGATCAAAACCGGGGAGCTGACCGGCAAGCTGGACGAATGTTGTCGCCAGCTCGCGCAGCAGCAAAAAACCCAGCAACAACTCAGCGCAAAGGTAATAAAAGCGCTGCGTTATCCGGTAATCATTCTCGGTCTGGCTTTCGCCGTAGTGCTGGCGATGGTGACGCTCGTGCTGCCGGAGTTTGCCGCTATCTATAAAACCTTTAACACCCCGTTACCTGCCCTGACGCGGGCAGTGATGGGGCTGGCAAACGTGCTTCAGGAGCGGGGGGCGGCGCTACTGTTCAGTCTTATAGCGATAACATCCGGCCTGCTGTTTCTTCGCCGCAAACGACGATGGCGATATGCCACCCAGCGTCTGCTGCTGAATAGCCCGGTGATTGGTCCGCTGGTACGGGGGCAAAAGCTCAGCCAGATATTCACCGTTCTCTCGCTCACGCAACAGGCGGGCATCGCCTTTATACAAGGGCTGGAAAGTACGGAGGAGACGCTGGAGTGCCCCTTCTGGCAGGAGAAATTACAGGCGATACGGCATCGCATTATGCAGGGGTTGCCCATCTGGTCAGCCCTGAATGAGGCAGAAATTTTTACGCCACTCTGCATTCAGCTGGTACGCACAGGCGAAGCATCGGGCGCGCTGGACACCATGCTGAGCAACCTGGCGCAGCATCATAATGAGCAGACCTTTCAGCAGGCCGACAATTTAGCCTCACTGCTGGAGCCAGTACTGCTGATTGTGACGGGATTGATTATCGGCACGCTGGTGGTCGCGATGTATCTACCGATTTTCCATCTGGGGGATGCGATGAGTGCGGGATAA
- the gspE gene encoding type II secretion system protein GspE, protein MNSDQLTALCQRHNALLLTSAPDSITIAVVGNPPVGLLEALRFATQKRIDIECWTSERMEKHRQTASDSHLPVAAISTRSAIEILNRTLMQAMSQRASDIHIEPADESWQIRLRIDGVLYPQQPLSSELGTTLIARLKVLGNLDIAERRLPQDGQFTVELSGAPVSFRIATLPCRNGEKIVLRLLQQEQQALLLDQLGMSTIQQRLFAEALHKSQGLILVTGPTGSGKTVTLYSALQARNTPAVNICSVEDPVEIPLEGLNQTPINPRAGLTFQSVLRAFLRQDPDIIMVGEIRDGETAGIAINAAQTGHLVLSTLHTNSTAETLVRLQQMGVARWMISSALSLVIAQRLVRRLCPHCRQEARRDAPLPQALWPRPLPHWLPVGCDRCYHGFYGRVAIFEVMVITRELRTAIASGASVEEIEKLARQTGMTTLFEHGCMAVEQGHTTLEELVQMLGAPDGR, encoded by the coding sequence ATGAATTCTGACCAGCTCACCGCGCTGTGTCAGCGTCACAACGCTTTGTTGCTGACCAGCGCCCCGGACAGCATCACGATTGCCGTGGTGGGTAACCCGCCTGTTGGGCTGCTGGAGGCGTTACGTTTCGCGACGCAGAAAAGGATAGATATCGAATGCTGGACCAGCGAGAGAATGGAAAAGCACCGGCAAACCGCGTCAGACTCGCATCTGCCTGTGGCCGCCATCTCAACCCGCTCCGCCATTGAGATCCTCAACCGCACCCTGATGCAGGCGATGAGCCAGCGGGCATCGGATATTCACATCGAGCCCGCCGACGAGAGCTGGCAGATCCGGTTACGCATCGACGGCGTGTTGTATCCGCAACAGCCTCTTTCGTCCGAACTGGGCACTACGCTGATCGCCAGGCTGAAGGTGCTGGGCAATCTGGATATCGCCGAGCGGCGCTTACCCCAGGATGGACAATTTACGGTTGAGCTCTCCGGCGCCCCCGTCTCGTTTCGAATTGCCACGCTTCCCTGTCGCAATGGAGAAAAAATCGTGCTGCGGCTTTTGCAGCAGGAGCAGCAGGCGCTCCTGCTGGATCAGCTGGGCATGAGCACCATCCAGCAGCGATTATTCGCCGAAGCGCTGCATAAATCCCAGGGGCTGATTCTGGTGACGGGCCCCACCGGCAGCGGTAAAACCGTTACCCTTTACAGCGCGTTACAGGCCCGGAATACGCCCGCTGTGAACATCTGCAGCGTAGAAGATCCTGTCGAAATCCCGCTCGAGGGGCTAAACCAGACCCCCATAAACCCCCGGGCGGGGTTAACCTTCCAGAGCGTATTGCGTGCATTTCTACGCCAGGATCCAGACATCATCATGGTGGGCGAAATACGTGATGGCGAAACGGCCGGGATCGCGATCAATGCCGCCCAGACTGGCCATCTTGTGCTGTCGACGCTGCATACCAACTCTACCGCCGAAACGCTCGTTCGCCTGCAGCAGATGGGCGTGGCGCGCTGGATGATCTCTTCGGCATTGTCTCTGGTGATCGCCCAGCGGCTGGTACGTCGGCTGTGCCCGCACTGTCGTCAGGAGGCCCGCCGGGATGCCCCCCTGCCCCAGGCGTTGTGGCCTCGCCCTTTGCCGCACTGGCTGCCGGTGGGTTGCGACCGCTGCTACCACGGTTTTTATGGCCGGGTGGCAATCTTCGAGGTGATGGTAATCACCCGCGAGCTGCGCACCGCCATTGCCAGCGGAGCGTCGGTGGAAGAGATCGAAAAGCTGGCCCGACAGACGGGTATGACCACGCTGTTTGAGCATGGCTGCATGGCGGTAGAACAGGGGCACACCACCCTCGAAGAGCTGGTGCAGATGCTGGGCGCGCCCGATGGCAGGTAA
- the ppdD gene encoding prepilin peptidase-dependent pilin → MERQKGFTLIELMVVIGIVAILSAIGIPAYQNYLRKAALTDMLQTFLPYRIAVELCALDHGGTESCDAGVNGVPSPATSRYVSAMSIVKGTVTLTGQESLNGLEVVMTPQWNNGNGITGWTRVCTIANDSALKQACEEVFRFTAGEENVQ, encoded by the coding sequence ATGGAAAGACAAAAAGGATTTACCCTCATCGAGCTAATGGTCGTCATCGGCATCGTCGCCATTCTTAGCGCCATCGGCATTCCGGCCTATCAGAACTACCTGCGAAAAGCCGCCCTCACTGACATGCTGCAAACCTTCCTGCCCTACCGTATCGCCGTCGAACTCTGCGCGCTCGATCATGGCGGGACAGAAAGCTGCGACGCGGGCGTCAACGGCGTTCCCTCCCCTGCCACCTCCCGCTATGTCTCAGCCATGAGCATTGTCAAGGGTACCGTTACCCTGACGGGTCAGGAGAGCCTGAACGGTCTGGAGGTCGTGATGACGCCGCAATGGAATAACGGCAACGGCATCACCGGCTGGACGCGCGTTTGCACCATTGCCAACGACAGCGCGCTGAAGCAGGCCTGTGAAGAGGTGTTCCGCTTTACGGCTGGCGAGGAGAACGTGCAATGA